Proteins co-encoded in one Astyanax mexicanus isolate ESR-SI-001 chromosome 1, AstMex3_surface, whole genome shotgun sequence genomic window:
- the kat5b gene encoding histone acetyltransferase KAT5b, protein MADTSMEIVEGCRLPVLRKNQENEDEWPLAEILSVKDTLGRKLFYVHYIDFNKRLDEWVTPDRLDMKKLQFPKKEAKTPTKNGLPGSRPSSPEREVRKSLDLNVQAASAPSRGKTLPTPKRKAETVSLASQVTPATSVPSLPSSAEATQASVYPAARETFTTKTREDEPLTSITTVTNGTTRRVLPPSQPGRKRKTCGTDEMIKVFQYNSPRTTSGCLPPGEDSQDSSDGIPTAPRMTGSLVSDRSHDDIITRMKNIDCIELGRHRLKPWYFSPYPQELTTLPILYLCEFCLKYLKSLKCLQRHLTKCNLRHPPGNEIYRKGTISFFEIDGRKNKTYSQNLCLLAKCFLDHKTLYYDTDPFLFYVMTEYDCKGFHIVGYFSKEKESTEDYNVACILTLPPYQRRGYGKLLIEFSYELSKVEGKTGTPEKPLSDLGLLSYRSYWSQTILEILMDLKSDNGERPQITINEISEITSVKKEDVISTLQYLNLINYYKGQYILTLSEDIVDGHERAMQKRHLRIDPKCLHFTPKDWSKRGKW, encoded by the exons CACTGGCTGAAATTCTCAGTGTCAAAGATACACTTGGGAGGAAGCTTTTCTATGTTCACTACATTGACT TTAACAAGCGTCTGGATGAATGGGTCACTCCGGACAGGTTGGACATGAAAAAGCTCCAATTTCCAAAGAAGGAGGCGAAAACACCCACAAAAAATGGACTACCTGGGTCTCGACCCAGTTCACCAGAAAGAGAAGTG AGGAAGAGTCTAGATCTCAACGTTCAAGCTGCTTCAGCTCCTTCCAGAGGCAAAACCCTCCCCACACCG AAGAGAAAAGCCGAAACTGTCTCTTTGGCATCACAAGTTACTCCAGCGACATCAGTGCCTTCACTCCCCAGCTCAGCAGAGGCCACGCAGGCATCTGTGTACCCAGCAGCCCGGGAAACGTtcaccacaaaaaccagagaagATGAACCGCTCACCTCTATCACTACAGTAACG AATGGCACAACTCGCCGTGTTCTCCCACCTTCTCAGCCTGGCAGGAAAAGGAAGACTTGTGGGACAGATGAG ATGATAAAGGTATTCCAGTATAACAGCCCTCGCACCACCAGTGGCTGTCTGCCGCCGGGAGAG GACTCTCAGGACAGCTCGGACGGAATCCCCACAGCCCCCCGCATGACCGGCAGCTTGGTGTCGGACCGCAGTCACGATGACATCATCACACGCATGAAGAACATCGACTGTATCGAGCTGGGCCGCCATCGCCTCAAGCCCTGGTACTTCTCCCCTTACCCACAGGAGCTGACCACTCTACCCATCCTCTACCTCTGCGAGTTCTGCCTCAAGTACCTCAAGAGCCTCAAGTGTTTGCAGAGGCACCTG ACAAAGTGTAACCTCCGGCATCCTCCAGGAAATGAAATCTACCGCAAAGGGACCATCTCCTTCTTTGAAATTGATGGCCGGAAAAACAAG ACATACTCCCAGAACTTGTGTTTATTGGCAAAATGCTTCCTGGACCACAAGACCCTGTACTATGACACAGACCCCTTCCTTTTCTATGTAATGACAGAGTATGACTGCAAAGGCTTTCACATAGTCGGCTACTTCTCTAAG GAAAAAGAGTCAACAGAAGATTATAACGTGGCCTGTATTCTGACACTACCACCATATCAGAGGAGAGGTTATGGAAAACTGCTGATTGAGTTCA GTTATGAGTTGTCTAAAGTGGAGGGAAAGACGGGGACCCCAGAAAAGCCTCTGTCTGACCTGGGCCTGCTGTCTTATCGCTCCTACTGGTCTCAGACCATTCTGGAAATTCTCATGGACCTCAAATCAGACAACGGAGAAAGACCGCAAATTACAATCAA TGAAATTAGCGAGATAACCAGTGTAAAAAAGGAGGACGTAATATCGACCTTACAGTACCTCAACCTCATCAATTACTACAAG GGTCAGTATATCCTCACTCTGTCAGAGGACATTGTGGACGGTCATGAACGTGCCATGCAGAAGCGCCACCTACGCATCGACCCCAAATGTCTGCATTTCACCCCAAAAGACTGGAGCAAAAGGGGCAAGTGGTAG